DNA from bacterium:
CATGATAATCACGGTCTTCACCTGGTATTTTTGTTTCTCCAAAAGACCAGACCTGTTTGGCTTTATCATGCATTGCAGGGTCGTCAGTAACAAATAGTCCACCTTCTCCTGAACATAAACTCTTATTATGTGCCAGACTAAAAGCAGCACAATCGCCAAGAGTACCTACCTTTCTACCTTTATAGAGAGCGCCAACAGACTGGCAAGCATCTTCAAGGACCTTAATATTATGTTTTCTTGCTATAGCCATAAGTTTATCCATATCAAGAGATAAACCGTGAAGATGTATAGCTATTATAGCTTTTGTTCGAGGTGTAATAGCGGATTCAATCTTATCAACATCCATATTTACAGTATCAAAATCTATATCTGCAAAAATAGGGACAGCGCAGTGATGAAGAATACAGGTAGCGCTTGCAGACCAAGTATAAGCACTTACCAGAACATGGTCACCTGCACCCACTCCACAAGCAACCAATCCCATATGGAGAGCAGCAGTACCACTGTTGGTGGTAATACAATACTTGTTTCCATTCCACTCGGCAAACTCATCTTGCAAGGCTCTACATTCAGGTCCAAAATTATGAACACCGCTTCTTAAAGCCCTCAAAACCATATCCTCTTCTTCTTTACCTATATAAGGCCAAGGTTTTATCGCACCTGTAGGAACAGCTGGCTTTCCACCATATATTGCTAATTCGCTCATTCTATTCTCCTTAGTTGTGTTTAGATTACTCCAAACAGGTTAATGATAGTTTTAAAAAACATTCTACTTGATTTTAATCTTTTTAGCAAAAGGAAAAAGATTAAAAAAATATAACAGGTAACAATTGCTATTTGAATTCTGTTGGTTCTTTTGTAAAAGCCATACTCCTTTAAAGTAGAAGTTTGGTTTTGAAGAAATCTTACACTTTTCTTT
Protein-coding regions in this window:
- a CDS encoding DegT/DnrJ/EryC1/StrS family aminotransferase; this encodes MSELAIYGGKPAVPTGAIKPWPYIGKEEEDMVLRALRSGVHNFGPECRALQDEFAEWNGNKYCITTNSGTAALHMGLVACGVGAGDHVLVSAYTWSASATCILHHCAVPIFADIDFDTVNMDVDKIESAITPRTKAIIAIHLHGLSLDMDKLMAIARKHNIKVLEDACQSVGALYKGRKVGTLGDCAAFSLAHNKSLCSGEGGLFVTDDPAMHDKAKQVWSFGETKIPGEDRDYHAYMIGWMYRNNDIIAAFGRSQLKKLEDNLKVQRENALNFHEQIKHLAPKGLILPFEPEGEYHHTWYEYVIRLDMDKIGWQGDPGVFRDAVNKALMKEGLRTAIWQRMILPEMTVFKHRNAYGLGVPWSIDNAGEGVEYNAEDYPNAVKHSRTHIGINMPLRAPNGPETVKLLAEAYSKVLDNLDKIDPERISKIK